The Cellulomonas sp. S1-8 genome has a window encoding:
- a CDS encoding CAP domain-containing protein codes for MTPKSGGVLAVLLVLPLLVTGCDGAPTPEPTTSAPAASATESLDPGAYAVAVVESTNTARVADDLPALQVSACAAQAAADRAADLVGAADLAHAPMDGVIRTCGVSRAAENLSRASAPAQDVVAAWLDSPGHRNNLLDPDLMQIGVACAPDGPDLVCSQVFLGR; via the coding sequence GTGACACCAAAGAGTGGCGGGGTCCTCGCGGTGCTGCTCGTCCTGCCGCTGCTCGTCACCGGGTGCGACGGCGCTCCGACCCCCGAGCCGACGACGAGCGCGCCGGCTGCGTCGGCCACCGAGAGCCTCGACCCGGGCGCGTACGCCGTGGCCGTCGTCGAGAGCACCAACACGGCCCGCGTCGCGGACGACCTGCCCGCGCTGCAGGTCAGCGCGTGCGCGGCACAGGCTGCCGCCGACCGCGCGGCGGACCTCGTCGGTGCCGCCGACCTCGCGCACGCCCCGATGGACGGCGTCATCCGGACGTGCGGGGTCTCCCGGGCTGCGGAGAACCTGAGCCGTGCGAGCGCCCCGGCGCAGGACGTCGTCGCCGCCTGGCTCGACTCCCCGGGGCACCGCAACAACCTGCTCGACCCCGACCTGATGCAGATCGGCGTCGCGTGCGCCCCCGACGGTCCCGACCTGGTCTGCTCCCAGGTGTTCCTCGGGCGCTGA